Proteins encoded in a region of the Flavobacterium sp. MDT1-60 genome:
- a CDS encoding DUF885 family protein, whose protein sequence is MKKSILSLVLFLFMVTPSFSSELIDIVNTFQSDKTALQNFYSNKESEEYYVRFSKFYADWSKTVKNIDFKNLSKDGKIDYLLLKNLISKEDYFLQIEYKAYKEVASVLDFSTDITLFIQERRRGKKPVSNQLAKAFDVAGNSIDKKTELLKTKPFKDWFAADKAAKSVASFQQSLKEAYEFYYSYDPDFTWWMEKPYKKLSEKLKTYEDFLKTNYSQTSIKDDGSGIVGKPIGREAIIKSLAYEYIPYSPEELIAAAQNQFEWCKKEMIKAATEVGYGNDWKKALEHVKDTYVPAGEQPQAITSLYNQSVKFIEDKDLITLPDLTKETWQMIMMTPERQKINPFFTGGWEISISYPTKDMDQKDKLMSMRGNNPNFSFATVQHELLPGHNLQFSMNSRYKSYRQPFDTPFWMEGWALYWEIILWNKQFPQTPEQKLGMLFWRIHRCARIIFSLKYHLGEMTPQQCIDLLVNEVGHEKANAEAEVRRSFASGDAPLYQVAYMTGGLQFYALRNELLAKGWTEKQFHDRVLKENIMPVEMLRVLLEDLPVSEDYKTNWKFSTDFK, encoded by the coding sequence ATGAAAAAATCAATTCTAAGTCTTGTTTTATTTTTATTTATGGTAACGCCCTCTTTTTCCAGCGAACTAATAGATATCGTGAATACTTTTCAGTCAGATAAAACAGCATTGCAAAATTTTTATTCCAATAAAGAGTCGGAAGAGTATTATGTGCGCTTTTCTAAATTTTATGCCGATTGGTCAAAAACAGTAAAAAATATTGATTTTAAAAATTTATCTAAAGATGGAAAAATCGATTATTTATTATTGAAAAACCTGATCAGCAAAGAAGATTATTTTCTGCAGATAGAATATAAAGCCTATAAAGAGGTGGCTTCGGTTTTGGATTTTTCAACCGATATTACGCTGTTTATACAAGAAAGAAGAAGAGGAAAAAAACCGGTTTCCAATCAATTGGCCAAAGCATTTGATGTTGCCGGAAATAGTATTGATAAAAAAACAGAGCTATTAAAAACTAAACCTTTTAAAGATTGGTTTGCAGCAGATAAAGCCGCAAAATCTGTTGCTTCTTTTCAGCAATCCTTAAAAGAAGCTTATGAATTTTATTATAGTTATGATCCTGATTTTACCTGGTGGATGGAAAAACCGTATAAAAAACTATCGGAGAAACTCAAAACGTATGAAGATTTTTTAAAAACAAACTACTCCCAAACAAGTATAAAAGATGATGGAAGCGGGATTGTAGGAAAACCAATTGGAAGAGAGGCTATTATAAAAAGTTTGGCCTATGAATATATTCCATATTCTCCTGAAGAATTGATAGCAGCAGCACAAAATCAATTTGAATGGTGCAAAAAAGAAATGATCAAAGCGGCTACAGAAGTAGGTTATGGAAATGATTGGAAAAAGGCATTAGAACATGTTAAAGATACTTATGTTCCGGCAGGCGAACAGCCACAGGCAATTACCAGTTTATACAATCAATCGGTTAAATTTATAGAAGATAAAGATTTAATCACCTTGCCGGATTTAACAAAAGAAACATGGCAGATGATTATGATGACACCGGAACGACAAAAAATAAATCCATTCTTTACCGGAGGCTGGGAAATCAGTATTTCTTATCCAACAAAAGATATGGATCAGAAAGATAAACTGATGAGTATGCGGGGTAATAATCCAAATTTTTCTTTTGCAACAGTTCAGCATGAATTACTTCCCGGACATAATCTGCAGTTTTCCATGAACAGTCGTTACAAATCGTATCGCCAGCCTTTTGATACGCCATTTTGGATGGAAGGCTGGGCTTTGTATTGGGAAATCATACTTTGGAACAAACAATTTCCGCAAACTCCCGAGCAAAAATTAGGAATGTTATTCTGGAGAATACACCGTTGTGCCCGAATTATATTTTCATTAAAATATCATTTAGGAGAAATGACCCCACAGCAATGTATTGATTTATTAGTAAATGAAGTAGGACATGAAAAAGCCAATGCCGAAGCAGAAGTAAGACGTTCCTTTGCCAGTGGAGACGCACCCTTGTACCAGGTTGCCTACATGACGGGAGGTTTGCAATTTTATGCTTTAAGAAATGAATTGCTGGCCAAAGGATGGACAGAAAAACAGTTTCACGACCGCGTTTTAAAAGAGAATATCATGCCGGTAGAGATGTTACGGGTTTTACTCGAAGATTTGCCAGTTTCAGAAGATTATAAAACGAATTGGAAGTTTTCAACCGATTTCAAATAA
- a CDS encoding beta-L-arabinofuranosidase domain-containing protein, with translation MKRYQLFICVVLSFWALSTTVQAQNGDQILDGIGETGLIARYVFDGDAKDWSRNNLHGKIQNSQARFVNDEQFGTVLSLPADSKAYVSIPVDGLIGEESLSISGWIFLRSTQRDQRFFDFGKNADSHLFFAPVGTENEEGIQTQVLTETAKYKTKSAALETGKWNHVAVVLNIPSKSISTYVNGILVSETKNAALDLAKLFDYNAAEKNRLYIGKSLAEDNIYLNAKLHDFRIYRVPLTDKQIARIYNNALKEGQEEESGEEQAADLPKFAATTPQLYNQFLKSVSEVKVETVVGTLPKLPSYIKGVYTNGIEGPEVRVIWPSPKDNSQVLKKGQYTVTGSISGTDLKPKAIVTVKEAKETATPERKLEVFKLDQVVLNTDHEGHQTKFIENRDKFLTTLATTDPDSFLYMFRNAFGQQQPKEAEPLGVWDTQETKLRGHATGHYLTAIAQAYASTGYDKTLQANFANKMEYMVNTLYQLAQLSGNPKETGGKFVSDPTAVPPGSGKTTYDSDLSPEGIRTDYQNWGKGFISAYPPDQFIMLENGATYGGQKTQIWAPYYTLHKILAGLMDVYEVSGNEKALETAKGMGDWVYARIKKLPTETLISMWNRYIAGEFGGMNEAMARLYRITKDPHYLEVAQLFDNIKVFYGHANHTHGLAKNVDTFRGLHANQHIPQIMGALEMYRDSNTPDYYRIANNFWYKTVNDYMYSIGGVAGARNPANAECFISQPATIYENGFSSGGQNETCATYNMLKLTGDLFLYDQRAELMDYYERGLYNHILSSVAENSPANTYHVPLRPGSVKQFGNAHMTGFTCCNGTAIESNTKFQNSIYFKSADNNALYVNLYVPSTLNWTEKKITIEQTTDFPNEDFTKLTIQGNGKFDLKVRVPHWATKGFFVKINGKSEKVKAQPGSYLTLNRKWKDGDVIELRMPFQFHLEPVMDQQNIASLFYGPILLAAQETEPLKDWRKVTLDVKDISKSIQGDPKKLEFNIEGVVYKPFYETYGRHSVYLDVTLR, from the coding sequence ATGAAAAGATATCAGTTATTTATTTGTGTCGTACTAAGTTTTTGGGCATTGAGTACAACAGTACAGGCTCAAAATGGGGATCAGATTTTAGACGGAATTGGAGAAACAGGATTGATTGCACGATACGTTTTTGATGGCGATGCAAAAGACTGGTCGCGAAATAATTTACATGGTAAAATTCAGAATTCTCAAGCCAGGTTTGTGAATGACGAGCAATTCGGCACTGTGCTTTCTTTGCCGGCAGATAGCAAAGCTTATGTTTCGATTCCTGTTGACGGATTAATTGGAGAAGAATCGTTGAGTATTTCAGGATGGATTTTCTTAAGATCTACACAAAGAGATCAACGATTTTTTGATTTTGGAAAAAATGCTGATTCACATTTGTTTTTTGCACCAGTTGGAACAGAAAATGAAGAAGGAATTCAAACGCAGGTTCTTACTGAAACAGCAAAATATAAAACAAAATCGGCAGCTTTAGAAACAGGAAAATGGAATCATGTTGCAGTTGTTTTGAATATTCCTTCCAAATCGATTAGCACTTATGTGAATGGAATACTGGTAAGCGAAACCAAGAATGCAGCACTGGATTTAGCAAAATTATTTGACTATAATGCAGCAGAAAAAAATAGACTTTACATCGGAAAATCACTGGCAGAAGACAATATTTATCTAAATGCAAAATTGCACGATTTCAGAATTTACAGAGTTCCTTTAACGGACAAACAAATTGCCAGAATCTATAACAATGCTTTGAAAGAAGGTCAGGAAGAAGAATCAGGAGAAGAACAAGCAGCAGATTTGCCAAAGTTTGCTGCAACAACTCCACAACTTTATAATCAGTTCCTGAAGAGCGTCTCTGAAGTAAAAGTAGAAACAGTTGTTGGAACACTTCCAAAATTACCGAGTTATATAAAAGGAGTTTATACTAATGGAATTGAAGGACCGGAGGTAAGAGTGATTTGGCCTTCGCCGAAAGATAATAGTCAAGTACTTAAAAAAGGACAATATACCGTAACCGGAAGCATTTCGGGAACAGATTTAAAACCAAAAGCGATTGTAACTGTCAAAGAAGCAAAAGAAACTGCCACACCTGAACGAAAATTAGAAGTATTCAAACTAGATCAGGTGGTATTGAATACTGATCATGAAGGACACCAAACCAAATTTATAGAGAATCGCGACAAGTTCCTGACAACGCTGGCTACGACAGATCCGGATTCTTTTCTATATATGTTTCGCAATGCTTTTGGACAACAACAGCCAAAAGAAGCAGAACCGCTTGGTGTTTGGGATACTCAGGAAACCAAATTGCGCGGTCATGCTACAGGACATTACTTAACTGCAATTGCTCAGGCTTATGCGAGTACGGGTTATGATAAAACGCTTCAGGCTAATTTTGCCAATAAAATGGAATACATGGTCAACACGCTGTATCAATTAGCACAACTTTCCGGAAATCCAAAAGAAACCGGAGGAAAGTTTGTATCAGATCCAACAGCTGTGCCACCAGGATCCGGTAAAACGACTTATGATTCAGATTTGAGTCCGGAAGGGATTCGCACCGACTATCAAAATTGGGGAAAAGGATTTATCAGTGCTTATCCTCCGGATCAATTTATAATGTTAGAAAATGGAGCAACTTACGGAGGACAGAAAACTCAAATTTGGGCGCCTTATTATACATTACATAAAATTCTTGCAGGTTTAATGGATGTTTACGAAGTCAGTGGTAATGAAAAAGCACTTGAAACGGCCAAAGGAATGGGAGATTGGGTTTATGCCCGTATAAAAAAACTGCCAACGGAAACGCTTATTAGTATGTGGAACCGCTATATCGCCGGAGAATTTGGCGGAATGAACGAGGCTATGGCAAGATTGTACAGAATCACAAAAGACCCTCATTATTTAGAAGTAGCGCAATTATTTGACAATATTAAAGTGTTTTACGGTCATGCCAACCACACACATGGACTGGCTAAAAATGTAGATACGTTCAGAGGATTGCATGCCAACCAGCACATTCCACAAATTATGGGAGCATTAGAAATGTACCGTGATTCTAATACACCTGATTATTACCGTATTGCTAATAATTTCTGGTACAAAACAGTAAACGACTATATGTACAGTATCGGAGGAGTTGCAGGGGCACGTAATCCGGCAAATGCAGAATGTTTTATCAGTCAGCCCGCGACGATTTATGAAAATGGTTTTTCATCTGGCGGTCAAAATGAAACCTGTGCGACTTATAATATGCTGAAATTAACTGGAGATTTATTTCTTTACGATCAGCGTGCAGAGTTAATGGATTATTACGAACGTGGTCTTTACAATCACATTCTTTCTTCTGTGGCTGAAAATAGTCCTGCCAATACCTATCATGTACCGTTGAGACCAGGGTCGGTAAAACAATTTGGAAATGCCCACATGACAGGATTTACATGTTGTAACGGTACAGCAATCGAGAGCAATACAAAATTTCAGAATTCTATTTATTTTAAAAGCGCCGATAACAATGCGTTGTATGTAAATCTGTATGTGCCTTCAACCTTAAATTGGACAGAAAAAAAGATAACCATAGAACAAACCACTGATTTTCCTAACGAAGACTTTACAAAACTAACGATCCAAGGCAATGGTAAATTCGATCTTAAAGTGCGAGTGCCACATTGGGCAACCAAAGGATTTTTTGTGAAGATAAACGGCAAGTCTGAAAAAGTAAAAGCACAGCCCGGAAGTTACCTTACATTGAACAGAAAATGGAAAGACGGCGATGTAATTGAGTTGCGCATGCCATTCCAATTTCACTTAGAACCGGTTATGGATCAGCAAAATATAGCCAGTTTATTTTATGGGCCCATATTATTGGCAGCTCAGGAAACTGAACCACTTAAAGATTGGCGAAAAGTAACTTTAGATGTTAAAGATATAAGCAAATCGATACAAGGAGATCCTAAAAAACTGGAGTTCAATATTGAAGGAGTAGTTTACAAACCTTTCTATGAGACGTATGGACGCCACTCAGTTTATCTGGATGTTACATTAAGATAA
- a CDS encoding S9 family peptidase: MKTTSKKISVILTLSWCLISHAQGTLKEYKRANAVDSLFRNKVVNSPKEFHWIGNDYVWYSNNLLKGKEFLLVDTKQQKQTAAFDHNRLGQSLSKNLGKEIRSKDLPIENLEFDKSLSTLVFTTDSLKFSCNLNTYELTKVGPYKKPLKKDDYWGGNFDELGNKPVGSPDSLHIAFIQNYNLYIKNKKTKVETQLSYDGSKGFYYSSYIQWSPNSHEIMAYKVRPGEEHKIYFVESSPSDQFQPKLQTRDYLKPGDQLPFKSPQLFVVGSKKQIPIATDLFQQQYDLSGIEWKDDSSAFTFEYNQRGHQVYRVLEVNATTGKVKVIIEETSPTFVEYSGKRYRYDIKKNNEIIWASERDGWNHLYLYDALTGKVKNQITKENWPVREVIKVDEEKKQIYFTASGLDKDQDPYLLQFCRIDFSGKNFTRLTTENGNHKVTFSPDYKYYVDQYSRVDAAPITVLKSIDSQKTIVEMQKADISALQKTGWTAPEVFSAKGRDGKTDIWGVIVRPTTFDPSHKYPIIEYIYAGPQDSFVPKNFQPYYWAMSSLAELGFIVVQIDGMGTSNRSKAFHDVCWKNLKDGGFPDRKLWIKAAAAKYPYMNIDKVGIHGTSAGGQNAGAALVFNSDFYDVAVASCGCHDNRMDKMWWNEQWMGYPVGPEYEACSNTANAAQLKGNLMLILGELDDNVDPASTMQFANALVKANKNFELVTVPGMGHSAGGDFGERKRRDYFVQHLLGVIPPTWEEIYN, encoded by the coding sequence ATGAAGACAACTAGCAAAAAAATAAGTGTAATTTTAACACTTTCGTGGTGTTTGATCAGTCACGCGCAAGGTACATTGAAAGAATACAAAAGAGCAAATGCTGTAGATTCTTTATTCAGGAATAAGGTGGTTAATTCTCCCAAAGAATTTCATTGGATTGGGAATGATTATGTTTGGTATAGCAATAATCTGTTGAAAGGAAAAGAATTTCTTTTGGTTGATACCAAACAGCAAAAACAAACAGCTGCTTTTGATCATAATAGATTAGGGCAGTCACTTTCAAAAAATTTAGGAAAAGAGATCAGGTCCAAAGATCTTCCGATCGAGAATTTAGAGTTTGATAAAAGTTTGTCAACATTAGTATTTACAACAGACTCACTTAAGTTTTCCTGTAATTTAAATACATACGAATTAACTAAAGTTGGTCCATATAAAAAGCCCTTGAAAAAAGATGATTATTGGGGTGGAAATTTTGATGAATTAGGAAACAAACCAGTAGGCTCCCCGGATTCGCTGCATATCGCTTTTATACAAAACTATAATTTATATATAAAAAACAAAAAGACGAAAGTAGAAACACAATTAAGCTATGATGGTTCAAAGGGGTTTTATTATTCATCCTATATACAGTGGTCGCCAAACAGCCATGAAATAATGGCCTATAAAGTAAGACCAGGCGAGGAGCATAAAATTTATTTTGTAGAATCAAGCCCGTCAGATCAGTTCCAACCGAAACTGCAGACCAGAGATTATCTAAAGCCTGGAGATCAATTGCCGTTTAAAAGTCCGCAATTGTTTGTAGTGGGTTCAAAGAAACAAATCCCGATTGCGACCGATTTATTTCAACAGCAATATGACCTTTCAGGAATTGAATGGAAAGACGATAGTAGTGCTTTTACTTTTGAATACAATCAAAGAGGACATCAGGTATATCGCGTTTTAGAAGTCAATGCCACAACAGGAAAAGTAAAAGTTATTATTGAAGAAACCAGTCCGACTTTTGTAGAATACAGCGGAAAAAGATACCGTTATGACATCAAAAAAAACAATGAGATCATTTGGGCTTCAGAGCGCGACGGATGGAATCATTTATATTTATATGACGCCCTTACCGGAAAAGTAAAAAACCAGATTACTAAAGAAAACTGGCCAGTTAGGGAAGTAATAAAAGTTGATGAAGAGAAAAAACAAATCTATTTTACCGCAAGTGGGTTAGACAAAGATCAGGATCCCTATTTGCTGCAGTTTTGCCGAATCGATTTTAGCGGAAAAAACTTTACAAGATTAACCACTGAAAATGGCAATCATAAAGTGACTTTTTCGCCGGATTATAAATATTATGTTGATCAATATTCGAGAGTAGATGCAGCGCCAATTACGGTTCTAAAAAGTATAGACTCTCAAAAAACGATTGTAGAAATGCAAAAGGCCGATATTTCGGCATTACAGAAAACAGGCTGGACGGCACCGGAAGTTTTTTCAGCCAAAGGAAGAGATGGCAAAACAGATATTTGGGGAGTTATTGTACGCCCCACTACTTTTGATCCTAGTCATAAATATCCAATTATCGAATATATTTATGCAGGTCCACAGGACTCATTTGTTCCGAAAAATTTCCAGCCTTACTATTGGGCAATGTCTTCTTTAGCCGAATTAGGATTCATTGTGGTTCAGATTGACGGAATGGGAACTTCAAACCGTTCAAAAGCGTTTCATGATGTTTGCTGGAAAAATTTAAAAGACGGAGGTTTCCCGGACAGAAAACTTTGGATAAAAGCTGCGGCTGCCAAATATCCTTATATGAATATTGATAAAGTTGGAATTCACGGAACATCAGCAGGCGGACAAAATGCAGGAGCTGCTTTGGTATTTAACTCTGATTTTTATGATGTAGCCGTAGCATCTTGCGGCTGTCATGATAACCGAATGGATAAAATGTGGTGGAATGAACAATGGATGGGCTACCCGGTTGGACCGGAATATGAAGCCTGTTCCAATACGGCCAACGCGGCACAATTAAAAGGAAACCTGATGTTGATTTTAGGAGAGTTGGATGATAATGTTGATCCGGCTTCAACGATGCAATTTGCAAATGCCCTTGTAAAAGCCAATAAAAACTTCGAATTAGTTACCGTTCCCGGAATGGGACATTCAGCCGGAGGAGATTTTGGAGAACGCAAACGCAGGGATTATTTTGTACAGCATTTGTTAGGAGTTATCCCGCCAACCTGGGAGGAAATTTATAATTAG
- a CDS encoding APC family permease, protein MKDQNHEEFKKELGLLDGTMLVVGSMIGSGIFIVSADIARQVGSTGWLILIWLISGIITMIAAVSYGELSAMFPNAGGQYVYLKEAYNKLIAFLYGWSFFAVIQTGTIAAVGVAFSKFAAYLIPAVSDENVLYEIGSFKLNVAQIVSIVTIIFLTYLNTRGVKNSKILQTILTIIKIVSISGLIIFGFTLAAKASIWNANWTDAWTPHSFNTETGSWMSINTTALISGISAAMVGTLFSSDSWTGVTFIAGEIKNPKRNVGLSMFLGTLIVTIIYVLTNLMYVAVIPLSEIATAKSDRVAVVASDYIFGDIGTLIIALMIMISTFACNNGLIMAGARVYYTMANDGLFFKKAALLNHASVPAWALWAQCIWASVLCLTGKYGDLLDFVIIIVLIFYILTIYGIMRLRKKMPDAVRPYKAIGYPFLPLLYIVIASAVCVSLLFTKFSTCGWGVLIMLMGIPIYYLIKEKTSN, encoded by the coding sequence ATGAAAGACCAAAACCACGAAGAATTTAAAAAAGAATTAGGGCTTCTCGACGGAACCATGCTTGTTGTAGGTTCCATGATTGGATCCGGAATATTTATTGTAAGTGCCGATATTGCCAGACAAGTAGGTTCGACCGGATGGCTCATTTTAATATGGCTCATTTCAGGAATTATTACGATGATTGCCGCAGTAAGTTACGGAGAATTAAGTGCCATGTTTCCCAATGCAGGCGGACAATATGTTTACTTAAAAGAAGCCTACAATAAATTAATTGCCTTTTTGTATGGCTGGAGCTTTTTTGCCGTCATTCAAACCGGAACCATTGCGGCAGTGGGAGTGGCATTTTCAAAATTTGCAGCTTATTTGATTCCGGCTGTTAGTGATGAAAATGTTTTATATGAAATAGGCAGTTTTAAACTCAATGTAGCACAGATTGTTTCTATTGTGACCATTATTTTTCTGACCTATTTAAACACGCGAGGAGTAAAAAACAGTAAAATTTTGCAAACCATTTTAACCATTATAAAAATAGTATCTATTTCAGGACTAATCATTTTCGGATTTACCTTGGCTGCTAAAGCTTCTATTTGGAATGCCAACTGGACAGATGCCTGGACGCCACATTCTTTTAACACAGAAACAGGTTCGTGGATGTCAATTAATACTACAGCATTAATTTCCGGAATATCTGCTGCCATGGTTGGGACCTTGTTTTCAAGTGATTCCTGGACTGGTGTAACTTTTATTGCAGGAGAAATTAAGAATCCAAAAAGAAATGTGGGTTTAAGCATGTTTCTCGGAACTTTAATTGTAACCATTATTTATGTATTAACCAATTTAATGTATGTAGCTGTTATTCCGCTTAGCGAAATTGCAACAGCAAAATCTGATAGGGTAGCAGTGGTCGCTTCAGATTATATTTTTGGAGATATTGGAACGCTTATTATTGCCCTTATGATTATGATATCGACCTTTGCCTGTAATAACGGATTAATTATGGCTGGGGCCAGAGTCTATTATACCATGGCAAATGACGGTTTGTTCTTTAAAAAAGCAGCGCTGCTAAACCACGCAAGTGTTCCTGCCTGGGCACTGTGGGCACAATGTATTTGGGCTTCAGTATTATGTCTTACAGGTAAATACGGAGATTTATTAGACTTTGTAATTATCATTGTCCTGATTTTCTACATTCTGACTATTTACGGGATTATGCGTCTTCGTAAAAAAATGCCAGATGCAGTTCGCCCGTACAAAGCAATCGGATATCCATTTTTACCCTTATTGTATATTGTTATTGCCTCGGCTGTTTGTGTTTCTTTATTGTTCACAAAATTTTCAACCTGTGGCTGGGGCGTTTTAATTATGCTGATGGGTATTCCGATTTATTATTTAATTAAAGAAAAAACTTCAAATTAA
- a CDS encoding FAD-binding oxidoreductase: MKKVSIIGGGIIGLCSAYYLAKEGFEVVVFDKSDMNDGCSYGNAGMIVPSHIIPLAQPGMIAQGIKWMFDSQSPFYVKPRLSMDLIKWGLQFYKHANLKHVEKAMPALCDLSLLSKELYQDFARQNNSFFYEEKGLLMLYKTDKTAEEIHHEGKLAEELGLEVDFLSKDEVSKLETGTATNVIGGVHYKSDAHVYPQKFMQFLKEQLNHLKVQIHPLTTVSDFVLKNNTVAEIITDKGSFATDEVVLATGSWSPHIAKKLNVNISILPGKGYSFTLKDQNHKPSIPSILCEGKVAVTPMNSDIRFGGTMEITHTDDTKINQNRLQGIVNSINDFYPDLKIEMPKEEDTWFGFRPCTPSGMPIIARDKKLKNLTLVTGHAMMGLSLAPATGKIVTEIISGKTTSVDMQMFQL; encoded by the coding sequence ATGAAAAAAGTCAGTATAATTGGGGGAGGGATAATAGGTTTGTGTTCAGCTTATTATTTAGCCAAAGAAGGTTTTGAAGTAGTTGTTTTTGATAAATCAGATATGAATGACGGCTGTTCTTACGGAAATGCGGGAATGATTGTTCCTTCGCATATAATTCCCCTGGCACAGCCCGGTATGATTGCACAGGGAATAAAATGGATGTTTGACAGCCAGAGTCCGTTTTATGTGAAACCAAGATTAAGCATGGATTTAATAAAATGGGGATTGCAGTTCTATAAACATGCCAATTTAAAACATGTCGAAAAAGCAATGCCGGCTCTCTGTGATTTATCACTTTTGAGTAAAGAACTTTATCAGGATTTTGCAAGGCAGAACAACTCTTTTTTTTATGAAGAAAAAGGACTTTTAATGCTGTATAAAACGGATAAAACCGCCGAAGAAATTCATCACGAAGGAAAATTGGCAGAAGAATTAGGCTTAGAAGTTGATTTCCTGTCAAAAGATGAGGTCTCAAAATTAGAAACAGGAACGGCTACAAACGTCATTGGCGGTGTACATTATAAAAGCGATGCGCATGTTTATCCTCAAAAATTCATGCAGTTTTTAAAAGAACAATTAAATCACTTAAAAGTACAAATTCATCCTTTGACAACCGTAAGTGATTTTGTTTTAAAGAATAATACCGTTGCTGAAATCATAACAGATAAAGGCAGTTTTGCAACAGATGAGGTTGTTTTGGCAACAGGATCATGGAGCCCGCACATCGCTAAAAAATTGAATGTCAATATATCAATATTACCCGGGAAAGGCTACAGCTTTACGTTAAAAGATCAAAACCACAAACCTTCAATTCCAAGTATTTTGTGTGAAGGAAAAGTCGCGGTTACGCCTATGAATAGCGATATTCGTTTTGGAGGAACAATGGAAATAACACACACCGATGACACCAAAATCAATCAGAACAGATTGCAGGGAATTGTAAATTCCATCAATGATTTTTATCCGGACTTAAAAATTGAAATGCCAAAAGAAGAAGATACATGGTTCGGATTCAGACCTTGTACACCTTCCGGAATGCCAATAATTGCCCGAGATAAAAAACTTAAAAATCTAACTTTGGTTACAGGGCATGCCATGATGGGCTTAAGCCTGGCACCTGCAACAGGAAAAATTGTAACAGAGATTATTTCCGGAAAAACTACTTCTGTAGACATGCAAATGTTTCAACTATAA
- a CDS encoding 4-hydroxyproline epimerase: MPRKTFFCVDAHTCGNPVRVVAGGGPNLIGNNMSEKRQYFLKEFDWIRKGLMFEPRGHDMMSGSILYPPSDPENDFGILFIETSGCLPMCGHGTIGTITIAIEEGLVIPKIPGKIKMEAPAGLVQIEYQQTGKKVDWVRLTNVKSYLAAEGLTVDCPELGEIVFDVAYGGNYYAIVDPQQHFSGVQDFTAGKIVQYSQEVRKRINEKYPNLFIHPENDTIRDVSHMLWTGDPIDPASSGRNAVFYGDKAIDRSPCGTGTSARIAQLHAKGKLKKGEDYIHESFIGSKFIGRVEEETSIGDIKAIVPSIQGWAKVYGYNNIIIDEDDDPYAFGFQVI; this comes from the coding sequence ATGCCTAGAAAAACCTTTTTTTGCGTAGATGCTCATACCTGTGGAAATCCCGTAAGAGTTGTAGCCGGTGGTGGTCCCAATTTGATTGGAAACAATATGAGCGAGAAACGCCAGTATTTCCTAAAAGAATTCGACTGGATTCGTAAAGGACTTATGTTTGAACCCCGGGGTCATGACATGATGAGTGGCAGTATATTGTATCCGCCCAGTGATCCTGAAAATGATTTCGGAATCTTATTTATAGAGACTTCCGGTTGTCTGCCTATGTGCGGCCACGGAACAATTGGAACTATAACTATTGCTATTGAAGAAGGATTAGTTATCCCTAAAATTCCCGGGAAGATAAAAATGGAAGCTCCGGCAGGTTTGGTTCAAATAGAATACCAACAAACCGGAAAAAAAGTGGATTGGGTTCGATTGACCAACGTAAAATCATATTTAGCAGCTGAAGGTTTGACTGTTGATTGTCCGGAATTAGGCGAAATTGTTTTTGATGTCGCTTATGGCGGAAATTATTACGCTATTGTAGATCCGCAGCAGCATTTTTCAGGCGTTCAGGATTTTACAGCCGGAAAAATTGTGCAGTACAGTCAGGAAGTTCGAAAACGCATTAACGAGAAATATCCAAATCTTTTCATTCATCCTGAAAATGACACCATTCGTGATGTGAGTCATATGCTCTGGACAGGAGATCCTATTGATCCGGCTTCATCCGGTAGAAATGCTGTTTTCTATGGTGACAAAGCGATTGACCGCTCGCCATGCGGAACCGGAACTTCAGCCAGAATAGCGCAGCTTCATGCCAAAGGGAAACTCAAAAAAGGGGAAGACTATATTCATGAAAGTTTTATTGGAAGCAAATTTATCGGACGGGTTGAAGAAGAAACTTCAATAGGAGATATTAAAGCCATTGTACCAAGCATTCAGGGCTGGGCAAAAGTTTACGGATATAATAACATCATTATTGATGAAGATGATGATCCGTACGCATTTGGTTTTCAGGTAATTTAA